Within the Leptotrichia sp. oral taxon 498 genome, the region TTTAATAAATTTTTTTAAAATCAAAAAAACTATCTTAAAAATTGATATTCAAATCTATTAAGATAGTTTTATTTTTTGTTTTTCTTTTAATTTTTTTACTTTTAAATTATAATTTAATTATTTATTGACTTCGTCAGCCAATTTTTTACCAACTTTAAATTTTACTACTTTTTTAGCAGCTATTTGCATTTTTTCTCCTGTTGCCGGGTTTCTTCCTTCTCTTGCCGCCTTTTCTTCCACTTTAAATGTTCCCCATCCAACGAATTGGATTGATTCTCCTTTTAATAAAATTTCTTTTGCTGTTTCTAAAAAGGAATTTACTAATTCTTCCGATCTTTTTTTAGTTTCTCCTGTTGCTTTTGCATAAGCATCTACAAATTCTTTTTTTGACATTTTCATTCCTCCAATTTTTTTTATCACTATAATAGTACCATATTTTCGGCATTTGTCAAGTTTTAAAAGAAGCTTTTTAAAATTTTTTTAATCATTTTTTCTTCTTGAAATCACTTTTATAATTTCATTCACAACAAACGGAACAAGTGACAATCCTATCACCATTTCCCAATGACTCGGATCTATCGCAGTTACTTTAAACATTTGTGCAATACTTGGAATTGAAGTCAGACCAATTTGCAAAACTATCCCAATAACAATTGCTCCAATCAAAAATTTATTTCCAAAAAATCCAATTTCAAAAATAGTTTTTTTACTATTTCTCATTGACAATGAATAAAATAATTGTGAGAATGTAAGAACAATAAACGCCATTGTTCTTCCATAAGTTAAAATTTCCCGTGTTGCGGGATTACTGTCTTTTACGACCGAAATAGGCACAGTCCCGCTATGAATAATTCCTAGGTAAAATGCCACAAGTGTAAGCACTCCAATCAGCACTCCACCAACAATTGATCTCATTCCCGCACCTTCAGAAAAGAAACTCTCCTTCGGATCTCTAGGCTTTCTAGTCATAACTTCCTTATCTCCAGGATCCATTCCAAGCGAAATTGCAGGTAATGTATCCGTTATTAGGTTTACCCATAGAAGCTGAGTCGCAACTAACGGTATTGCCCAGCCGAATAACGTCGCAATAAATACACACAAAACTTCTCCTAAGTTACAAGAAAGCAAGAATATAATTGTCTTTTTGATGTTGTTAAAAATATTTCTTCCTTCTTCAATCGCATGAATTATCGTAGTAAAATTATCATCAGTCAATATCATATCACTAGCACCTTTAGAAACATCTGTACCAGTAATTCCCATAGCAACTCCTATATCGGCAAATTTAAGCGACGGTGCATCATTTACTCCATCTCCAGTCATTGACACAATATTTCCTTGCTCCTTAAACGCCTTTACTATTTTAACCTTGTGCTCTGGCGAAACTCTCGCAAACACTCTATATTTATTCACTTCCCTAGCAAATTTATCATCTGGAATCTCATCAATTTCAGCTCCAGTTAAACTTTGGCTAATATCTGTCGCAATTCCAAGCTCTTTTGCAATCGCAACCGCCGTATTCTTATGATCTCCAGTTATCATAATCGGAGTAATTCCAGCCTTTTTAGCTTCCACAATCGAATCTTTCACTTCAGTCCTAGGCGGATCAATCATTCCAACAATTCCAACTACAACCAGATCCTTTTCCATCTCTTCAGGTAAAATTTGACTGTTAACATCTTTAAATGCCACTCCAAGCACTCTTAAAGCGTCATCAGACATTTCTTCAGCAACTTTCAATATTTTATTTTTCGCTTCTTCAGTCAATGGCAAAATTTTTCCATTTACAAGAATTTTATTTGCTCTTGTAAGAATGTTGTCAATCGCACCTTTTGTATGAACTCTATATTTCCCACCTTCTTCATTAAGTGTCGACATAAGTTTTCTGTCCGAATCAAATGGATTTTCAGAAACCCTTTTATATTTAGCATTCAATGCGTTTTTTTCCAAATCAAATTTATTTCCCAAGACAATCAGAGCCACTTCTGTCGGATCTCCGATATCTTGTCCATTTTCAACAGATGCATCTGAGCAAAGCACAAACGAACGGATTAACTCAGTTTCATCAATATTTGCCTTTTGTCCATCTTGACTGGAAATATCTCTCAAATTATCCAAAGTATAAGTTTTTACAACAGTCATCTTATTTTGAGTAAGCGTCCCGGTTTTATCAGAACAAACGATATTTACCGCTCCCAATGTTTCAACCGCAGGTAATTTTCTCACAATTGCATTTTTCCTTGACATAGTCTTTACCCCAAGCGAAAGCACAATTGCAACAATCGCAACAAGTCCTTCAGGAATTGCCGCCACAGCTAGACTTATTGCAGTCATAAACATTTCAACTGCTTCTCTTCCTTGAATCAACCCTATGACAAAAATAATTCCACAAATTGCCAACGCTCCATATCCCAAAATTTTTCCAAGTTCTTCTAATTTTATCTGAAGCGGAGTCAATGTATTGTTATCTTCATCTAAAATCTGTGCAATTTTTCCAATTTCCGTATTCATTCCAGTTTCAACTACAACTCCTTCTCCTCTTCCATAAGTTGCCATAGTTGACATAAATGCCATATTTTCCTTATCTCCAATAGGTATTTTTGCATCAGTTGTAATAAAATTAGCATCTTTTTCACTTGGAACAGATTCTCCAGTAAGTGCTGACTCTTCAATCTGCAAATTAGCACTTTCAATAAGTCTGACATCTGCTGGAATATATCTTCCTGCATCAATTACTAAAATATCTCCCGGCACCAACTCTTCTGAATTTATTTCAATCACTTCGCCATTTCTTCTAACCAAGCTCTTAGGTGTCGTCATCTGCTGTAATGCTTCCAATGCCTTTTCCGCCTTAGATTCCTGCACAACTCCAACTATTGCATTTATAAGAACTACCGCTAAAATTATCAAAGCATCAGCTATCCCGTCTTTCCCATGCGCAATAATATTAACAACAGCTGCACCAATTAACACATAAATAAGCATATCCTGAAGCTGTGCCAAAAATAGCTGCAATAAACTTTTTTTCGGCTTTCCTTTTAATTTATTAGGTCCATATTTCTCCAGCCTCCTTTTTACTTCTTCCGTTGAAAGTCCCGTTTCAGCCGAGACATTCAACTCTTTTAAAACATCTTTTGGTGATTTAGTAAACCACATATTTTAACATACCTCTTCTTTCTAAAAAAATCTTTATAACTAGAATCATTATACACTAAAATCGATTTTATTTCTATAATTTATTATGAAAAAAATTGCCCTTTTAATAAAAAGGACAATATATATTATAAAATTTATTGTTGATTATTCAGTTGTGTTTTTTACTGGCGCAGCATTTTGAAATTGAATTTCAATTCTTCTATTTTCTGCTCTACCTTGTTCAGTTTCATTTGTAGCAATTGGTTGTTTTTCACCCATTGATTCCACTCCAATAATTCTTGCTGGATTCAATCCAAATTCAACTAATTTATCTCTAACAGCAACAGCCCTTCTCATTCCAAGTTTCATATTATAAGCATCTGAACCTTTAGAATCTGTATGTCCAACAATTACTAAATTTAAATTATTTACTTCTGCATATTCTTTTACATTTCTTAACAATTCATAATATTTTTCTTTAACTACAGATTTATCAAAATCAAAATTCAATTTATTAGAATCAAGTGTTATAGTCTTAGGACCTTCATCTATAATTCCTTGTTCCTTAGCTTCTTCTAATTCCAAAGCATTAATTCTTATTGTATTTTCTCTCATTTTAGTTGTAGTCAATCTTCTAGCCATTACTGGTGCTGAAATCATTAAAATTGCAAATATGGCAATTATTGTTGATCTGATGGTTGTTCTTGTTGTGGTTGTTGGTTTGACCATGATTCAGCCTCCTTTTCAAGAGATTTGTATTCTTTACTTCCTGGATATGGTTTGTTAGCTTTTAAATAATCTTCGATAGTATCTAATCTACCTGCATTATAGTCTACCAATTTTGCGTTTGTACAAGACAAAGCTCCTAATCCTAATGCTAATAATATTAATTTTTTCATATTTTTATCCTTTCCCTTCCTGTAATAACTACTTATTTCTATTTTTTTATTTCATTTTTCCTTGAATTCCATCTAGTCTTTCTTCCATTTTATCTAATAATTCATTAGTTTTGTGAAATTTTTCAATATTATTGTTAATTTCATCGACTCTTTTGCTAATTCTTTGTATTTCATAGTTCATCTGTTCACTTTCAGACATATTTTTTCTATTTATTCTTACTTTTTTTACTTTTTTTACATTTAAATTTACAGCAGAATTTCCACCTTGTTTTGTAACAGCTGGTTCAGAAGTTGTTTCTTTTGTTTTTCTCTGTTTAGCAAGTTTTACTAATCTTTGAACTGCAGCATCAGTATCTGCACTTTTTGCCATCACAGCAAACGGAAGTTGACTAAGCATTAATACTGCTATTATTCCTACTTTTTTATTCATTTTTTTTCCTTTCTAAAATAAATTAAAAGAATTTATTTTATTTGATTATTTATTTACCTGAACTTTTTCTTATAACTTTTCTAGAAGATTTCTTCTTACCAAAAACATCATTAAATCCTTTTAGTTCATTTTCTTCTCTTTGAACACTTCTCACTACGCTTTGATAAAAATCTACTCTATCTTTTGCTCTTGCAGTGTTATATTCCAATTTTTCCAATCCAGTTCTTGGTTTGTACACCTCTTCCACACTTCCATCGGCATTTTCAATTACAGTTAAAGTTTTATCAACTTTTTTAGGTTTCAAACTATTGTAGTAATCTTTTCTTGCATCATTTATTATAGCTTGTGCACTTTTACCAAATATCGGTAAAGAGGATGCCACCACTACACCGAATAATAATAATTTACTATTTGATTTCATTTTCATTACCATTCCTTCCATTTTTTATTAATCCATAACTGATAAAAGTGTTTCTAGTTCAGTAATTTTTTGTTCTTTTTCAGCTATCATTTTTTCAATATTGTAATTATTTTTTTCAAAGTCTTTTAAAATAACTTTATATTTATCTCTGTGCCATCTAACTTCAGAATCTACTCTTAATTTTTCTATAGTTTTTTCTCTTCCGTCTCTTTGTTCTTTTAGAACTTCTACTTCAGATTTTAACTTTTCAAGTTGTCTCTTATAAGATTCTTTCTGTGCCGCTTCTTTCTTCAACAATTCATTATATTGATTTTCAATAGAATTTAAACTGTCCTCCAACTTACTTGTTGCGGAGTAACTTGTCATTGAAACCATCATTATTCCTATTAACAAGAATCCCATCTTTTTCATTCCATTTCCTCCTACTTTAATTTGAAATCAACACTCCTCACTCACAATTGCATAAATTTTTCTCAAACTATTCTATAATGTTACCACTCACAATTATTATACCAAATATTTTTTAAAAATACAATATCTTTATAATTTATTTTTAAGAAAATAAAACCCCATTAAATAAAGGGGTTCTACATATTTTCTATATTTTTTTAATAAAAAAATAATAATTTATTATTTTAATAAAATTAAAACTTCTTCAACTGTTTCCGCAGACTCTATTTTTTCTACAAGTTCTTCTTCAAAGCTCAATTTTGAAATTTCTGCAAGTAAATCTAAATGTTCCCCTTTTGCATCTTCTGGTGCAGCTATCATAAATATTAATTTTGAAGGTTCATCGTCCATACTGTCAAAATCTATTCCAGTTTTAGAAATTCCAAGTGCTAAGGACATTTTTTTTATTAAATGTGTTTTTGTATGTGGAATTGCGACACCATCTTGCATTCCTGTCGGAGATAATTTTTCTCTTTCATAAATTGAGGAAATAAATTCATCTAAATCATCAGCATTCAAAATACCATCTTTTACAAAAACTTGCGCCATTTCTTTTATAACTTCCTCTTTGTTTTTCCCTTTTAAATCCACTTTTATTCTATTTTTTGATAAATATTCTAAAATTTCCATTTTTTTAATACAAGACCAAAATTTTGGTCTTTCTCCTTTCTCAAAATTTATTTTTTAAAAATTTTTCCATCTTTTTAAGATATCCTCTATAATTTCACATTCAGACATTTCAGAAAAATTGTAAACAATATAGTTCTTTTCTTTTTTAAACCAAGTCAGTTGTCGCTTTGCGTAATTTCTGCTTTCTTTTTTTATTAATTCTATGGCGCAATCAAAAGTTATTTTATGTTCAAAATATAGAAATAATTCCTTGTAGCCTATCGAAGATATTTTATAAAGATTCTTTCTGTACTTATTATATACTTTTTTTGCCTCTTCAACAAGCCCATTTTTAATCATAATTTCCACGCGTAAATTTATTCTTTCATACAATTCATCACGATTTCTATTTAAGAAAATTTTTAAAAATTTATAATTATTACTTTTTATATTTTTCATCCTTAATTCACTAAATTTTCCATTAGTTAAATAACAAACTTCTATTGCTCTAATTAACCTTAATTTATTAAATAAATCAATTTCATTGTAAGATTTTTTGTCCAAATCTTTTAAAATTTCCTGTAATTCTTCCAAAGATTTACTGGAAAGTTCTTCTCTAATTTTTTCATTTTTTGGCGGCAAATTGGCAAATCCATCAGTTATAGATTTTATATAAAGTCCTGTTCCACCGACAAGCATAATATTTTTATTTTTAGATTCCAAATTATTTTCTTTTTCAAATAAAATTTTGTTGACTTCTTTTTCAAAATCTCCGACAGAATAATCACTGCAAGGATCTGCAACATCAATCATATAGTGCTTTACCCCCTGCATTTCCTTTGGGGATATTTTAGCTGTTCCAATGTTTAACTCTTTGTAAATTTGAGAAGCATCTGCGGAAATAATTTCGCTATTTATTTCCTTTGCTAACTTTATTGATAAATCTGTTTTTCCAACTCCAGTAGGTCCAGCTATTACAATTCCTTTTAAATTTTTTTTCACCCCAATTTCTTTCCATCCTTTCCTTTTATTTTTTCTCTTGTTTTTTCCTTCCCCCATTTTTTATTTTTTAAATCACATATTCAAATTCATATCCAGCGATAAGTATTGTATCTCCTTCTTTTACACCTGCTTTTTCAAGCTCAGCTTCCATTCCCAGACTTCGCATTTTCTGTAAAAAATTAATAATTCCCTCTTCTCCAATAAATACATATTTATTAAGTACATCATCCACAATTCGTCCATCCACTTCAAAGGCGTTTTCACCAGTTTGTCTTATTTCCCAGTCCTCTTTTTTATTAATGTCACTTAATAAATCCTCAACTGATTCCACTTCTTCCAACGGTTCTCTAGGAATAGTTTGAATCAATTCCCAAGCTTTAGATAAAACCGGTTTTATCCCATCATTCGCAATAACCGAAATTGGATATATAAATTCAGCTCCATTTTCTTTTACAAATTTTTCAAACTCGTCGTATTTTTCATCTTCATAGAGCATATCAATCTTGTTTGCTACAACAATTTGTTTCTTTTGTGACAATTTTTCACTATAATTTTTTAACTCCTCATTTATTTTTAAAAAATCTTCTTTCGAATCCCTTCCGTCAATTCCAGAAATATCAACAATGTGAATAATCGCTTTACATCTCTCAATATGCCTTAAAAATCTATCTCCAAGTCCCACTCCTTCATGAGCGCCTTCAATCAAACCTGGTACATCGGCAATTACAAAGCTTTCTTCATCTCCCATTCTGACAACTCCCAATTTTGGTTTTAAAGTTGTAAAATGATAACTTGCAACTTTTGATTTTGCTTTTGACACCTTGTTTATGAAGCTTGATTTTCCAACACTCGGATAGCCAACTAAAGCTATATCTGCTAACATTTTTAATTCCATTTTTATTTTTAACTCCACGCCTTCTCTTCCACTTTGAGCGATTTTTGGCGCTTTTGTTACAGAAGATTTGAAGTGGATATTTCCACGGCCTCCATCTCCTCCTTTTAAAAACACCACTTTTTCATTGGGACTACTCAAATCAAGTAAAAGCCTATTTGTTTCAAAATCCCTAATCATCGTTCCAACTGGTACTTTTATGACCAAATCTTCTCCAGATTTTCCCGTTGCACGAGATGGCATCCCCTTTTGCCCATCTTGAGCCTTAAATTTTTTACTGCTTTTAAAGTCTACCAACGTATTGATATTTGGATCTGCAAGAAAGACAATATCCCCTCCTTTTCCGCCGTCTCCGCCATCAGGTCCACCAAACTGGACAAACTTTTCACGCCTAAAAGTAGCGGCTCCATCTCCTCCTTTTCCAGAAATTACCGTAATTACACTTTCATCAATAAACATCTATTTTATCTTCCTTTTCTATATTCTATCTTTTTTATTTGCTCCACTTTTTTTCTTTTATCTTCTTTTCATTTTAGTTTGCTTAACATTTTCCTTCTTATTTCTTCTGTAAATCCAAGGCTCAATGTAACCTTTTCTTGAAAATAATCCCAATTTTTTTTGTTTTGCATTTTGCTGATACTCTCCAAATTGCGTATCATTTTTGGCGTATTCCTGATACCACCATGCGTTTCCAGTTTTTACCATCTCTTCATTGATATTTTTACCATTTACATAAATAACCGCAACTGTTCTGCCATATCTATCCTTATTCTTCACTTCTATGCTCAAAGTTTTCCCGGCCACTAATTTTTCTAAAGCTTGTCTACTTTCAGGACCATAATCCTGCGATTTTTCAGGCGCATCCATTCCATACATTCTAATTTTTAACATTTCACCGACAAATTTTCCATTTTCAACTTTTTGAATGTTAATTGTATCTCCATCGCTGACTTTTAGCACTTGATAACCATCAGAAATTTTTGGAATTATTTCTTTTTTTTCTTTAGATTTTTTAATTTTAGGATTTTTTGTGGCACTTTTAGAGATTTTAGCACTTTTAGTATTTTCACTGTTTTTTATATCTTTTCCGTTTTTGTTAAACATCCCAAAGAGCATAAATACTGCAATTATAACAACTGCCATAATTAATATTATCTGAGATTTTCCATCATCAATTTTTTTAGCCATTTTTCTCCTATTTTTCTATTTTTCCAATGCTTGTTTAAAGTCTGCAATTAAATCGTCAATATTTTCAAATCCGACTGCAATTCTAATCAATGAATGTGTAAATCCTCTTGCTTCCTTTTCCTCTTCAGGCATTTCAGCGTGAGTAATTGTGCTTGGATGGGTTACCAATGTTTCAGCTCCACCAAGACTAGCAGCAAATATTGCCACATTTAAACTTTCAAAAAACGTTTTTACTTTTGAGTCGTCTTTTAGAGTGAATGAAAATACTGCTCCACCACCAGTTGCTTGACTTTCGTGAATTTTTTTACCTTTGTTTGTATCCAAAGTTGGATAGTAAATTTTGTCAACTGCATCATGTTTTTGGAAAAACTCTATCAATTTTTCTGTATTTTTTTGTGCAGCTTCCACTCTTAATTTAAGTGTTTTAAGACTTCTCATAAGTAGCCAGCTGTCAAACGGAGAAATTAGCGCTCCCGCCGCAGTTTGAGCAAATTGAATTTTTTCTGCCAATTTTTCATCGTTTGTAACTGCAACTCCCGCAAGTAAATCGTGATGTCCAGATAAAAATTTAGTTGCGCTGTGAATTACAATGTCAACTCCAAAATCAAGCGGTCTTTGCAAATACGGTGTCATAAATGTGTTGTCCACAATTGTAATTAAATTATGTTCTTTCGCAAGTTTTACAACTCCCCTTATATCAGTTACATCCAACAAAGGATTTGACGGTGTTTCGATAAGAATTGCTTTTGTATTAGGCTTTATTGCTTTTCTTATATTTTCTAAATCAGTTGTATCAACAAACGTAGATTCAACTCCAAATTTTGAATAAACATCGTTCAAAATTCTGTAAGTTCCGCCATAAATATCTTGCCCCAAAATGATATGATCTCCTGCTTCAAATATTGTAAAAACTGAAGTTGTAGTTGCCATTCCAGATGAAAAGGCATATCCATATTTACCGCCTTCCAAATTTGCAAGTAAACTTTCGAGTTGATTTCTAGTTGGAGCGGACACCCTTGAATATTCAAATTCCTGCGTTACTCCAAATTCTGCAACAGGAAAAGTTGAAGCGAAATTTACAGTTGTTCCCCATAATTCTTTCTTTTTTTCCTTTTTTATTCCATGTATTGTCTTAGTTTCAAATTTCACGCTTAATCATCTCACTTTCTTTAAACTTTTATTTTCTATATTTTTATATTTCTTTTCTAATATCACTTATAACAGGTTTTTTTCGCAAAATTTTTTCAAATGCAATTCTTTTGGCCCCAACATCTGGCTCTCTGTCCAAAAATATTACTCCACAATACTTAAAATTCTGTTTTTCCAAAATTCTTCTCATTGGCTCATTATTTTCATGCGTATCTGCTCTCAAGCTGAAAATATTATTCTTTAGGCAGACATCTTGTGAAAATTCCAAAAGTTTTGTAGCAATTCCTTGATTTTTTACATTTTTATCAACCGCAATTCGATGAATTACCACATAATCACCGCAAGTTAGCCATTTCCCATCAATTTTACTATATGGTGTCTCTTTTTCAGGAGAGAGTGCAATTGTCGCCACAACTTTATTTTTTCCATCAATTCGAGTTTCCAGCACATAACTTATCCCTTTTTTTATATCACTTTCAATTGAGTTTCTATTTGGATAGCCATTTTGCCACTGATTTAGCTTCATTTTTTTTAGCTCTTCCTTTGCCATTTCAATGATTTCCAAAATTCTGTTGACATCTTTTGGCTCTGATTTTCTAAAATTCATTTAATTTTCCTCCTTTCCTAAAAAAAATTATATTTGCCAGTCAATCTCTTTTTTCCCTAATTTTTTCAGAATCTCATTAGTTTTTTTAAAATGTCCACAGCCAAAAAAACCACGACTTGCAGATAATGGACTTGGATGCACACTTTCCAGAATATAATGTTTTTCCAAATTTATAAGCTTTTTCTTACTTTTTGCATTATTACCCCATAAAATAAATATAATCGGATCTTCTCTTTCGTTTAAATAACTTATCACATTGTCAGTAAAAATTTCCCATCCGATTTTTGAGTGAGAATTTGCTTTTCCTGCAACAACTGTAAGAGCTGTATTCAAAAGCAGCACTCCTTGCTTTGCCCACTTTTCCAAATATCCGCTATTACTCATTTGATAGCCGTATTCATCACTAATTTCCTTATAAATATTTTTTAACGACGGTGGAAGCATAATTCCTTTTTTTACAGAAAAAGCCATTCCATGCGCCTGATTTTGTCCATGATAAGGATCCTGTCCAAGTAAAACCACTTTACAGTCCTTGTAACTTGTAAGTTTAAAAGCTGTAAAAATTTCTTCAGCTTTTGGATAAATTTTCTTTGTCCTATATTCAGACACCAGAAATTTTCTCATCTTTCTATAGTAATCTTTTTCAAATTCTTTGTGATAACTAAAAATCTCATCCCAGTCATTTCCAATATTAACCATTTTTTTCCTCTTTTCAGCTTTCAACTTTTTTATTTTAAATTTTTTATTTACGACTATTTTTATTTCTAATCTTTAAAATTTATAACAATCTTTTCCTTTTCCATTTTTAGATTCACAATTTCTACACCTGCATTTTTCAATATTGTTCTCGAAGCAACAGTTGATTCCAAATTCTTATGTTTATCTGAAAAATAGATAACTTTTTTTATTCCTGATTGCACTATCGCTTTTGCACACTCATTGCATGGGAAATGTGTCACATAAATTGTGCTTTCTTTCAAAGATTTTATGCTGTTTAAAATTGCGTTTAATTCGGCGTGAACAACATACGGATATTTTGTGTCTAAAAAATCTCCAGTTTTCCCCCAAGGCATCTCATCGTCAGAACTTCCTAAAGGGAACCCATTGTAGCCCATTCCAATTATTTTTTTTTCCTTGTCAATTATACAAGCTCCCACTTGTGTCGATGGATCTTTACTTCGCATTCCAGACAAAAAGGCGACACCCATAAAATACTCGTCCCACGAAAGATAATCCTCTCTCTTTGGCATCTTTTTCACCTCGTTTTTATAATTTTTTGTTTTTTTAATCAACTTTCATTTTTCTTCTCACATCTTTAAACTGAACTTCCACAGCATCATTCTTGCTAAGCTCAATTCCCCTTTTCACAATTTTTCCATTTTTTCTCGTAATTGTATATCCTAAATTCAAAATATCCTGAACAGAATATTTAGAAATTTTTAGTTTTTTATACTGCAAATTTTTTTTTGCGTCATTCAAAATATTTTTTATCGCAAAATTTATATTTTTCTCTTTTTCTCTCAAGTTTTCTTTTCGCTTAAAAATCTCTTTTTTTAAATCAATTTTATTAATTTGCTGTTTTCTGTATTCTAACTTTTCCTCAGCTTTTTTCAAAATTCTTTTAAGTTCTTTTATTAAAATTTTCTCTTTTTCAATAATTTCCATTTTTTTGTCGTCTAAAATATTCAAGAAATTTTTTATATAGTAGTTATTTTTCTTTTGCTCCAATTCTTTTCTCATCAAAGTTACACGATTTTGTAAAATTTTAGTAAGTCCATTTTTTTTATTATTCAATTCCTCAATCAAATTTTTCTTTTCAGGAATCAAAATTTCTGCAGCTTGAGTTGGAGTTGCAGCACGTCTATCAGCCACTAAGTCCGATAGTAAATTGTCAATTTCGTGTCCAACTGACGAAATAATCGGAATTTCAGACTGGTGAATCGCTTCTATCACGATTTCTTCATTAAAAGCCCACAAATCCTCAATACTTCCACCTCCACGTCCGACAATGACTGTATCTACACAAATTTTATTCTTTTCTTCAAAATTTTTAGCCCTATTGAAAAACTCAATTCCACTCACAATTTCCTGTGCCGCCCCATCTCCTTGAACTTTTGCAGGATAAAGAAAGATATTCACATTTGGAAATCTTTTGTGAGCTGTATTTACTATGTCTCGAATTGCAGCTCCTGTCGCAGCTGTCACAACTCCCACATTTGTTGGAAGTTTTGGAAGCAATTTTTTTTGGCTACTGTCAAAATAGCCCTTTTCATTATATTTTCGCTTTAACATTTCCATTTTTTCATAAAGTGAGCCAATTGAATTAGTTCTCTCAAGAAAATCGGCGACAATCTGATAACTTCCACTTCTTTCATAAAGAGTAACATTCCCCCTTATTTTCACTTGTTCCCCCTCTTTTAAATCCACAGGAACTCCACGGTACTTATATCTAAAAATTGCACATTTCACGCTAGCTCCAGCGTCTTTTAGAGTAAAATACAGATGTCCTGAACTGTAATAAGTTATATTTG harbors:
- a CDS encoding thermonuclease family protein — protein: MAKKIDDGKSQIILIMAVVIIAVFMLFGMFNKNGKDIKNSENTKSAKISKSATKNPKIKKSKEKKEIIPKISDGYQVLKVSDGDTINIQKVENGKFVGEMLKIRMYGMDAPEKSQDYGPESRQALEKLVAGKTLSIEVKNKDRYGRTVAVIYVNGKNINEEMVKTGNAWWYQEYAKNDTQFGEYQQNAKQKKLGLFSRKGYIEPWIYRRNKKENVKQTKMKRR
- a CDS encoding trans-sulfuration enzyme family protein, whose amino-acid sequence is MKFETKTIHGIKKEKKKELWGTTVNFASTFPVAEFGVTQEFEYSRVSAPTRNQLESLLANLEGGKYGYAFSSGMATTTSVFTIFEAGDHIILGQDIYGGTYRILNDVYSKFGVESTFVDTTDLENIRKAIKPNTKAILIETPSNPLLDVTDIRGVVKLAKEHNLITIVDNTFMTPYLQRPLDFGVDIVIHSATKFLSGHHDLLAGVAVTNDEKLAEKIQFAQTAAGALISPFDSWLLMRSLKTLKLRVEAAQKNTEKLIEFFQKHDAVDKIYYPTLDTNKGKKIHESQATGGGAVFSFTLKDDSKVKTFFESLNVAIFAASLGGAETLVTHPSTITHAEMPEEEKEARGFTHSLIRIAVGFENIDDLIADFKQALEK
- a CDS encoding GNAT family N-acetyltransferase, translated to MNFRKSEPKDVNRILEIIEMAKEELKKMKLNQWQNGYPNRNSIESDIKKGISYVLETRIDGKNKVVATIALSPEKETPYSKIDGKWLTCGDYVVIHRIAVDKNVKNQGIATKLLEFSQDVCLKNNIFSLRADTHENNEPMRRILEKQNFKYCGVIFLDREPDVGAKRIAFEKILRKKPVISDIRKEI
- a CDS encoding uracil-DNA glycosylase encodes the protein MVNIGNDWDEIFSYHKEFEKDYYRKMRKFLVSEYRTKKIYPKAEEIFTAFKLTSYKDCKVVLLGQDPYHGQNQAHGMAFSVKKGIMLPPSLKNIYKEISDEYGYQMSNSGYLEKWAKQGVLLLNTALTVVAGKANSHSKIGWEIFTDNVISYLNEREDPIIFILWGNNAKSKKKLINLEKHYILESVHPSPLSASRGFFGCGHFKKTNEILKKLGKKEIDWQI
- a CDS encoding deoxycytidylate deaminase; amino-acid sequence: MPKREDYLSWDEYFMGVAFLSGMRSKDPSTQVGACIIDKEKKIIGMGYNGFPLGSSDDEMPWGKTGDFLDTKYPYVVHAELNAILNSIKSLKESTIYVTHFPCNECAKAIVQSGIKKVIYFSDKHKNLESTVASRTILKNAGVEIVNLKMEKEKIVINFKD
- the xseA gene encoding exodeoxyribonuclease VII large subunit, which codes for MEATVFSVSEINFEVKQYLEGTNTFKNIFIQGEISNITYYSSGHLYFTLKDAGASVKCAIFRYKYRGVPVDLKEGEQVKIRGNVTLYERSGSYQIVADFLERTNSIGSLYEKMEMLKRKYNEKGYFDSSQKKLLPKLPTNVGVVTAATGAAIRDIVNTAHKRFPNVNIFLYPAKVQGDGAAQEIVSGIEFFNRAKNFEEKNKICVDTVIVGRGGGSIEDLWAFNEEIVIEAIHQSEIPIISSVGHEIDNLLSDLVADRRAATPTQAAEILIPEKKNLIEELNNKKNGLTKILQNRVTLMRKELEQKKNNYYIKNFLNILDDKKMEIIEKEKILIKELKRILKKAEEKLEYRKQQINKIDLKKEIFKRKENLREKEKNINFAIKNILNDAKKNLQYKKLKISKYSVQDILNLGYTITRKNGKIVKRGIELSKNDAVEVQFKDVRRKMKVD